In Coffea eugenioides isolate CCC68of chromosome 4, Ceug_1.0, whole genome shotgun sequence, the genomic stretch gaaggcaaataaatgaaagatttgaCGTAGATACAgttgaagttttaaaaataaatagaaacagTCGATTGTAGTTATTTTCTTGAGTTCATAATATTGCATTCAATTTcttgaatattaattttattatttaaaaataaaaattggatggTGTTTGTATAACTTTTTTGAaatctatatatttttaatatatttttattttaatgcGTTTACAAAAATACAATGGATATCCATTCGATACCCAGATTCAGGAGGGTCTGGGTTTGGACTTATTTTTTCAGGCCTGTAAGGATTTGGGTCTAGATTTGAGTTTGGGTCTAACTAAATTTAATGGGTTTGATTCTGAATCAAAGAGATCCAATTCAGATGATTTTGAATCAAAGAGATCCGATTCAAATCCTACCCATTGACATACCTACTTGTAGCTCTACTATTGTTTTGAAGGCTTTAGCAGTCAAAAAATTCAGCAACAACTCCTGTACAAATGGTGCTTTCATGTgacagaatttttctaataaatagGGAGCTTTTCTAAGGATTTTAACAGCCCACTGTCACATTTctttccaaagccatccgagaGAATTGAGAGCTCAAGTTAGAAATCTTTCTTGATtgttcaatcttgagtttctcttttgtatttgtcTCTCATTTGTTTTAGGCTAGAAATTTATCATAAGCTTTATATTCTTCTTCATTATAGTAGATTTTGCTCACTTCCTCTTGTGAATGTAGATCTAATTGACTGACtcatgtaaaatttcagggttaattccactttgaccctccaaattttggacgattacccacttaagtccctaaacttcaaaatgagacacttaaatccctaaacttataaatacctctcacttaaggaaaattgttaacaaatcctgaatgccgttggtggtcgaagtgtcccattttataagggtttagggatttaagtgttcCATTTTATAAGttgagggacttaagtgggaggtatttataagtttagggacttaagtgtcccattttgaagtttagggacttaagtggataatcgtccaaagtttggggggacaaagtggaattaaccaaaaatttcatGTTATTgtctttcattatttttctccacATCTTGTTATAGCCTTTGTTTTCACTGTTTGTGAGTTGTCAAATTAACTTTTCATAATTACCTGGAAATAGATCctaacaaactcaaaacaaggTTATTCCGAGCTAAGTTTTCTAACAACCATTATGACAATAATGAAAACATCCTACCTATTAAAAGCGACCAAGGCTGAGGAACAATGCCGTGTTGTCCCTCCCTGGTGTTCTGCTGGTTGCTTCGTGATTTCCTCCAATTTTAGGGGCAATTTGTGCGTGTCGTTTTTCTTGCTGTCTGCTTTCTATTTTTTCACCGTTTTTTTTAACGGACGCATGTGTGTGTTGGGTCGATTGTTAATGGCCAATTGAATCTCTTATGACCAATTGATTATTGGTCTGCTAGAATTTGTGCGAGGAAACAATATGCATCTGGAGTGTCACAAAATTGGCAGAAAAAATGGAGGATTTTAGGTGATGGTTTATCAAATCCGTTGATGTTCACTTCATGATCACTTGGGGACAATTTTACTTAACAAAATTTGCATTGACTTTataaaattttgatgaaaaaCTTGAAGAATGATCAACTTCTATGatgatttttttagttttttcatAGTTTGAGTCAAATTAAAGGCTGTGCTTAATCATTTGAAACATGGAATATTGCTATTGACAAGAACATATAAAGAAAAACACAAAGACAAAGGTCAAACTGGGCTGCTCTAGAAATGCCTAACGAATCCGCTAATGCACTATCGCCTTCAATTAGGACTCTTAGAACTTTTCTCGCTGTCAAGTTCAGAATTCAAATCTTGTGCTTAGCAGTTagggacaaaaaaaaatgtgggGAGAGATGAGagtgttaaaaaaataaaaatacaaataaaaataattgtaCTATTGCCCTAATAAATAttgtatttgttaaaaatttctGTTATCACAATTAGCAAGAACCAAGACTCTGGCGTAACATTTTGATATCTCAAGAACAAAgtgaaattttttgaaaatccgATATTTACAAAGCACAATCTTAACCCTTTtcccaacttttttttttccttctcttagCCAAGGGATTCATATTATGAATCCACTTCGCATCAATTCTAAATTTGAGATCTTGGGTTACTCAACAGAATCCATCATTAAAGTCGAGGATAAGTGTAAATGTTGATGGAATTtatttgtagaaaaataaaggaaGCCTTCATTTGTGCAGGATAAAGAATTTTGACAAAATATAACTTATGGATTATCCAAAATGTCACAAGTTATGCTGCAGATTCATATTGGACAGGTCAAAACTTATACCTACAATCATCCTTTGAGACCAAAGGAGTTGCATTTCTGTTATCGCTACCCAACCATAAAACTGCTCCAGCCCAGAAGAACATTACAGAATCTAGGTCCACGAAATAATAGCGACCAAAGGGTGTCCTGCATACTTAGAAACAACAAGATTTATCTCTAACTTGGCCCTTTGAAGAGAAAATCTGGCTGACAAGCAATAAAATCAGAAGTTGAACTCTCCCGTTGCCTGAAGAAATAAGGGAAGATCCACCAAGATTTGTTGATGTTCagtaaaggtaagaaacaaAAGGGTAAGAGATCTTAAGAATGTGATAAGATGGATATAACACATAGTGAACGTGATAATGTATATAGTTTTGTCAAGGATAGCAAAAAGATTGTCCTAATGCCATTGAAGTCAGGATCAAAATCTAAGTCTAATCAATTGAATGGGACTAATTTGTTATTTGTTGTTCCTAAAGATTTTAATTTAAATACGCATGCGGAAAAACCGAAGATGTCAATACTATTGAAGAGATTCCTGTCTTGGCTGTGAAATCTTGTGTGATGTAAGAGACATGAATGCTTACCACCTATTGCTTGATAGACCGTGACAATATAATATGAATATAGCATGCAGTGGACGTGATAATGTTTATCGTTTTGTCAAGTGTAGCAAGAACATGGTCCTAACATCATTGAAGCGGGGTTCAAAATCTAAGTTTAATAAATTGAATGGGACTAATTTGTTACTCATTGTACCTATAGATTTTGATTTAAATACATGTGCCCTTAGATTTTGATTTAAATTGAATGGGACTAATTTGTTACTTTGGCTTGGTGTCCCTTTATCCATGGCGATGTTGGACACATTTTGTAGTGGGATTGGTTCCGTTAAAGAAATCCATTGGGAAAACGTAGTTAAATCTCTGAGTGGCTTCCATACCAGCTGTGGTCGATCACGCATCTGCATCACTTCTGCAATGGCTCTTTTCAACTTTAACAAGTGTCCCGATTTTATTACATGCAGCACGGCAACAGCAACAGGCATCTCCTGGTTCTTGTATAAAACTCCAAGGTACTTATTTAACATCCCACACTCCATATTGACGGCTATGGATCTGGGGAAGGGGACGGAAGACTAGCCTGGGAGGGAGGTGGACGGGGATGACTCAGACGGGTGGAAGGCCGAGGCGTAGGAGTACTGGCTCTTGTTCACTGCCTGATCATTCCTTAGATTATCGGATGATGCTCAGATGCCAACCAATCGACCTGAAACCGATTGATGGTCGTCTCACCCCACTTGCTGCCCAGAAAACAGACGGCAGAGAGTCTGTAAAATTTGGTGGTGTTGTTGTCGCAGAAGCCTCTTGGCCAAAAATTTGATGATTCCGAATTTCATACTTGAAGGGGATGCATTATCGATTATCCGGCTTCTTAGAGATAAAGACGATGATTTTTCTATATTCAATCTTTAATTCCAATTCATTCCTATATTCAAGGCagaaagcctttttttttttttaaatttgtctTTACATAATAAAGTTTCTCCATGAAACAAATAAGGGTCATGTTAATCAATAACAAGGTATTAAACTAAAATCATTATTGGGATACcccaagaaaacaagattaaGTGATGCTCAATCAAGTAAATTTGTAACTGCAAATGATTTGAGAGTAAAATGAAAAGATTAATAAACAAAGAGAAACCAAACATGAAgaatttctttatttcttctaGGCTCATACAAGATTATGTGTCTATTGACTTCAATAGGCTCGTCAAGATCTACTAATATAGAATACAATCCCTTGTTTAACATAAGAAGACATGATAGAAAAGAAAATCCTCAAAATACAATCATGCAATCtattaatcaaataaataacaacTTTGAAATTCACACATGTACTCTACTGACCAACTCACAAAACTAACTACTACAAATAAGGGAATGTCAATGCATTCCACTTTTATTCCAATAAAACTTCATCTTTTTCTTCCCCTCAAAAGAGATTGTATGCTCAGAGTGCCATTAACGACTTCCTTAGGATCAATTTTATTATATCTTACAATGGATATTAATTACTTATACGGGAACGGGCTTAATGAACATCGAAGTAACGTAACTTCGCATGACTTCTCCCACGTGTGTATACTCATCATTGTGCTTATAAGCAACATCTATCACACGTGCCAAGTTGGCAACTCGAAGGAGGACAGCCCTGGGAGGAACAAATTCTGCTGCATCAAAACCAGTAGCACTAGGTTTAAGGAGTTGTTGGTTTAGGAGCTTCCACGAATCCTCGATTTGTCGGTAAAGTTCCTCGGATGCTTGCTGCTCTGTTACACCGTGTTGCTTCATGTAGCATTCCACCGCTGAAGCAATGTGCGGCCTTTCTTGTTCAAACTGCAAGTGTCCAGCATCCAAATATTCGTAGTTGACGTTATAAAATGGAGAAGGAAAGAGGGTTTTATGCAATTCTAGTACAATTTTTTGTTTATAAGTTTAAAGGAGACCTATAAGAAAAGGAATAGGGAAAGAAAAGAGTTTAAAAGTCGAACAAGATACGTTATAAATATATGGTTGTTGCAAATATATAAATTGTGGATACTactttattgtttctttttgtaTTCTAAGCAAAACAGTTTAAAATTCTAAGCAATTACAAATAACCAATGTCGAAATGGTTATATAGATGTACTGTTAGTAGCTTGTTAATTAAGGCCTTAAATTCATATTGGGTTGTATATCAAATTAGCCCAGAATTTTCTATAGTTGATCCATATTTTTAGCAGGTCAGAAGGGTCTAAATCACAATTACATTATTGCATAGATGCCATGGTTCGAAGACTCGGCCGAGACTGAGACAACTCGGCCGAGTCGTTACCGTCTCCGCTCTCACCGATATCATACTGTGACGAAACGATACCGAGATACTCAACTTGCCGAGACGTCACCGTGAAGGGTTGAAACGGCCGAGTCACACCGAATCATCTCGAGTCAATtcgaatttttattacttttactaattttttaattatttttgtttatcatattttttacaatttttaaaatataaaatatttcaaaaattcgcgTCTCGCCGAGACAGCGACCGATATgccgagaccgatgtggaacggTCCAGGCtgcgaccgcgactttgaaccatgataGATGGTGGTCTGTGATACCATCTTCAAGATTCTATTCAAGATTATTGACCAGGTGATTGTAGAGGTTGATACTTGAAACATTGCTTTCCCTTCCCTATTTCGAGATTCAGAtattttttaaccaaaaaaagtagcaaaagaaaggaaagagacCACACTCTTTAAGGGCGCGATTTGCTGTGGGTTTGCTTTCCAATAGATAAGAATTTGGTTTGTACCTTGTGCCCCACAATGTCATCCCGAAGCCTGCAAATGATTGATGCAGCTCTTATGATATCAGGGTCATTTGATGCCCAATCGAAGCTCTCCTTCGTGACAATATCCCCCATGCCTAGGAAGGATATTATCGAAAGAGTGGTGTATCCACTGGTTGCCAATCCAATTCGCATATATTCCTCCACTGTTGGTATGTACCCTTGATGCAGCCACTTGGCCTCAACAAAATAGGCACGAGCCAACAACTTCAGCTGCAAATTAGTGCAACAATATCAACTATTTCAATTTTAATAATAACCTAGGACGAAATCAATTAAGGAGTTTGAATGTATGAATTTGAGTATGCTCATACTGCTTCCTTGGCGTAATATGTTCGATATGAACTTCCTTTCTTGGCCATTTCTTCCTCAATTTCTTCAAACAAATCTAAGAGTGCTCGGTAACAAATCTTCATATAATCTGGGAGTTGTTTCATGCAGCAGCCAATGTCCCATCTATAAATGTTGTAACACATTATATTACAGCAAATTTTGCTGCATACCTAGTGTGTGTATCATTACAGCCAAGTTTAAGAGTAAACATTTCAAACCTCTCGATTGCTTCTGTGAAGATTTGAATTTCTTCGTATGTCCCATAAGCATCATAAATATCATCTATTATGGATGTAATGGCAATAACCTTGGACATAATCTTTCTAGCGAGAGCATATTGAGGCTCAAAATATACTCCCACGATCCAGAAATAGCCCTCAACGATTCGATCTCTAGCGAATGGAAGCTTTCTTGCAAAGTCTAGTTCTTTCCACCACCTGAGGTACACTAGCCAGCAGTCGTACATTAATTCAATAATGTTCAagctaatccaaacaataacATAATTTTTTAAGTTACCTATTATTAGAGGCACAACTATCTTCAAGAAACTTACAAGGAAATTTCTTGTAGCTCTTCCTTGTGCTGAGATTGTAGCATGTTAAAGTCCAGCTTAGCCAGCATTAGTAAAGTTGTATTATGTGAAGGAAAATTTTCATACACGTCTATGTAATGCTTGGCCTCTAGTCTTGGTAAACCCCTCCAATAAGGCTGCATTAGTGCGTGGCTTAGTAGCTCAGCAACTGGACTCCTTAACTTGCAAGACCGAAGATGATTACTGGTAAAGGCCAGGGCATCATCTAAAATATTATCCTCGTGCGTTCTGAGATGAGCAGCTTCATAAAGTGCAAGCATGCCCGGTACATCATTAACCAAACATTCTCCAAACTTACCTTCAGCATTCAGGAATTTCTTGAATATTTCTGCAAATATAATGGGAAAACGATAGATGGTCTAATgttgtgaccaaaatatatatatatatatatatatagaaactATTCAATTTTGTGGTTTTCGTGATATGGGACAAGGAGAAAAATGTCAATTGCTTTGATGTTTCTATGATTTAAGGTTTGATAGTATAACCTTGTTGTTCTTTGACTCTTACCTGATGAAATTCTGAAACCTTCTTGTCTTAGAATTCGAAAACAGAGAGCAGCAGTGTAAATGTGGTCATTGCCCTCCCAATTCTGATGTTTCTCATGCATCTTTTGCAGAGCTTGACCAATTTCCTCTTCAAAATGATATGCTATGCCTAGTCGTTGAATCGCATCGATCAATTGCAGCTGTTGTGAAGGATTACTAGCAGTTGCATGAAGCTCTTTCCTGACTCTTTCCTTTAGCTGTTCAAGCTGCCCCTTCTTAGAAGCCCATGTTGCCTGCCAAAAACAAGTATATGCTCCCCTCGATAAAGTCAAGGTTTCTATAAATAGTGCGTAAAGCTGCTTGTCACCACAATAATAATCATTATTTATTTTGGCGACATTGGTAAAAGGGCTGCATAAAAcattcgtgaaattttcttagaagTTCGAGTATGTTTGATGTATAATGGGGGTATGTTCGAGTATGTTTGCTAACTTTTGAATATGATTTTAGTACTATAGTTCTGGCTAAAATATAATACTACCTTGTCAGAATCAGGGGAATAGACGAGGAATTGATTTCCCCAGATATCGGGATGAAAATTGGCCACAGGACGATGAACATCACGAGGAAAATCACTTTGGATTGAAATGGAATTAGCCAAGTCAAGACCTTCAACTGCCATTGTTTTTGTTAATCGAAGACTTGAGGAAGCTAGCTCAGACTGGGGAACTGGAAGATAATTGAGCTGCTAGCTTTGAACGACGTTGTTGAAGATCGCATATTAATTTATAGCCACGACCATTTCTCAAATCAGAGATCTCTTCCGCACACTTATTTTTGAAATTGACAAGGGCTGTTTGGTTATGTGCTAAAGCCGGCCAGACATGCACAGCCACAGAAATTCAAGTAGGAACCATGCATTTGACAAATTGACGGCACCAGATGATTTTCTGATAGATGGATTCATAATTGTAAATGTGCATTTTGTCACTTCAATCGCTAAAGGGGAGTTTGTACTGTAAAATATACATTATACTCTATTTCTTTGATTACCTACCATTCAATTGAATACACTGTAATTATACTCCAtctttggggggggggggggggggtctGTTCTGCGGGATTGGATTTATTTGGGGATATGGGAAAACTGATTTTGTCGTTTTGATGTCAGTGGATATCAATTCCGATAGAGGATTTGTGGTGAGCAGTCCACGAGGGGAAGAGTAGGTAATTGTTGTTTTCTTCTAATAGATGTctatttaaatattttgaacAATTTATTTCTTAAAGATCTAACTCAACTCCGGTAAAGGCGAAAGAACTCCTATCTGTTGGCGAAtaattgaaataattattgcatcgatgatcagttgttTGAACCACCGTCAGAATTATTTCCTTGGTTAGAGCTCATTTATTCTTGAATTAAGTTTAATTTGCTTTagtttaattgtttttaatttgcattgattgtttatttttattttcaattgtCCAAACTCTCTCGATTAATTTTCACTTGGAAAGAAATAAATTCTCCTCCTAATTCCTGCGGAGACGACCTCACTTAGTCATTATACTTGTTTACATCTTCGAGAGTAGTAATTTATTATTGCATATGCGCGACATCTATCAATTCTATTAAcacctcttttcttttccaaaagaGATTATTCACTAACGATTATGCTTTGAGtaccattttttttcccttacaATCAATTATGTGGAGGACAGCCTTGGGGGATTACAAGATTGGAATATTGAATTGACGTAACTTCGCATGAATTCTCCCACGTGATATTGTAAAATAACACGGTGCTCTTTGTTTCCCAACTCGAAATTAACTTTTCACcctctttgtttttttcaaataaattagGGGCTGGCTCTCCcaccccttttttttaaaaaaaaaaaaaaaaacttttcaaaaattttagctgCTCCAATAATGGTCCAACAATAGTAAATTACACCAACTCATTTGACAGAAATACAACCAGTAATATTCCAAGGAAACTAATTCAAATGGTttgaaaactaagaaaattGGAAGACGGATGGCTTACTTGAAGGGAAGAAATATATAACTGAAATCTATGCAGTCAAATGAAAACTCATACACAAGTAATGAAGAAACGGTGACAATTTTTCTCCAGTGGGAGGATAAATTTGGTACACTGTATTTACCCTCTGGGACCAAAAGACTGAAATCATCAAAGGGTAAAAATTTTAGTTGTATAATTATCGTTTCATAACTAACAAAGACAGGAATTTAGTTTATGCCAAATAGGCATGACACTTCAGGGggtattttgtttaatttgtgaATATAGgtgaattgaaaattttgtttaattttaagTATATTTACCCTTTTGTatacataattaaaaataaaaaaaattggaatggttattcttcctttttttcactttaagagatcgaaaatcataaaaataaaggagttttctcaaatttc encodes the following:
- the LOC113768488 gene encoding (-)-germacrene D synthase-like, translated to MAVEGLDLANSISIQSDFPRDVHRPVANFHPDIWGNQFLVYSPDSDKATWASKKGQLEQLKERVRKELHATASNPSQQLQLIDAIQRLGIAYHFEEEIGQALQKMHEKHQNWEGNDHIYTAALCFRILRQEGFRISSEIFKKFLNAEGKFGECLVNDVPGMLALYEAAHLRTHEDNILDDALAFTSNHLRSCKLRSPVAELLSHALMQPYWRGLPRLEAKHYIDVYENFPSHNTTLLMLAKLDFNMLQSQHKEELQEISLWWKELDFARKLPFARDRIVEGYFWIVGVYFEPQYALARKIMSKVIAITSIIDDIYDAYGTYEEIQIFTEAIERWDIGCCMKQLPDYMKICYRALLDLFEEIEEEMAKKGSSYRTYYAKEALKLLARAYFVEAKWLHQGYIPTVEEYMRIGLATSGYTTLSIISFLGMGDIVTKESFDWASNDPDIIRAASIICRLRDDIVGHKFEQERPHIASAVECYMKQHGVTEQQASEELYRQIEDSWKLLNQQLLKPSATGFDAAEFVPPRAVLLRVANLARVIDVAYKHNDEYTHVGEVMRSYVTSMFIKPVPV